DNA from Stutzerimonas decontaminans:
GCGCTTATAACCCGGGAGCTGGAGCAGACGGACGATCTGGCGTTGCTGGCGGCCAACCACGATGCTCGCCTTCGCGATCCCCGCTGGGTACAGGAAGTCAGCCTGCAGCTGGCGCGTTCGACGCGAGCGATGCACGACCGGGGCTTTGCTCACAACGATCTCAAGTGGCGCAATCTGTTGGTCGACCCGCAGCGCCGCCTTTACCTGATCGACTGTCCGACCGGCGCGTTCTGGCGCGGTCCGTTTCTACAGCGGCGCATCATCAAGGACCTGGCCTGTCTGGACAAGGTTGCCAAGTACCAGCTCAGCCGAACCCAGCGCCTGCGGTTCTATCTGCAGTACTGCCAGCGAAAGCGGTTGGTTGAGAAGGACAAGCCGCGCATCCAGCAGATTCTGAATTATTTCCAGGGGCGGGAATGAACGATTTCATTGCACAGGCTGATCGCGCGACGCTGGAGCGTCACGGCTTGGCGGGGTTCGATGCTCTCTGGTCAGTGCAGTTAACGGCGGTGGATGAGCCCAACGTCGAGCGCGGCGGCTGGAGCAGTGTCTTCCGGCTGGAGCTTGACGACTCGGCGTTCTACCTCAAGCGGCAGAGCAATCATCTGACTCGCACATTGGCGCACCCGTTTGGAGAGCCAACGTTTGCCCGAGAGTTTCGCAATATCCGTCGTTATGCGCAGCTTGGCGTGCCGGCGTTACAGGCCAGTTTCTTCGGGCAGCGCAAGGTCGGTGGCGACAGGCGGGCTATTCTCCTGACGCGTGCGCTGGATGGCTGGATGGATCTGGAAGGCTGGCTGAAGCGATGGCCTGAGCTGGACGAATCTCATCGCCAGGCCATCATCGGCGCGGTCGGCAGGCTGGCGCGCACCCTGCATCAGGCCGGACAGATGCATGGCTGCTTCTATCCGAAGCACATCTTCCTCCGCGAGCAGGGCGGTGACTGGCAGGCCTGCCTAATCGACTTGGAGAAGACTCGTCCTCTCCTGTTAGGACGGCGTGATCGCATCAAGGATCTAGAACCGCTGGTGCGACGTGCAAGCTGCATCGGTGAGCAAGGCGTGCGGCATCTGCTGAATGCCTATCTGGACGATCCTCGCCAGATTGAGCCATGGCAGCTGCAGTTGCAGCGGCGACACGAAGCCAAGGAGGCCCGCGGATGAAACTGTCCGATTTGGCCGGCGCAGGGCGACAGCCCGCATGCCCTGCGCAAGTCGAGTTACCCGGCGGCGGGGTTCTCTATATTGACTGCTGGCTGCGCATCCTGCCCGGCCAGCGCTACGTCGGCCGAGCACTTTGGAACGGCCGCCAGGTCCTGGCCAAGCTGATGGTGGGCGGCAAAGCGCAGCGTCATCATCAGCGTGAGATGGCTGGCGCGCAGCTGCTGGCGGACCAACAGTTGCCTACGCCATCACTGGTCGCTCAGGGTTGGCAGGAGGGCGAAGGTGGCTGGTTGCTATTCGACTGGCTCGATTCCTCCGAAAGCCTGTGGGATGCCTGGCGCTCGGTAGAGGCCGAGCATGCCCTCTCGGATGGGCAGCGAGACGTACTCGGTGAGGCGCTTGAACTGATCGCCAGGATGCATACGCAAGGCCTCTGGCAGGCGGATCTGCATCTGGACAATCTGCTCAGGGCCGACGGGCGGCTCTATGTGGTCGACGGTGGCGGCGTGAGGGCAGAGACACCCGGGCAGCCTTTGTCTCGCGAGCAGGTGCTGGAGAATCTCGGAGTCTTCTTCGCGCAGCTACCGGCCGAAATCGAGCCGTTCATCGAAGAGCTGCTGGTGCACTACCTGCTCGCTAACAGCGAGCACGCGCTGCCACTGGAGGCGTTGCTCAAGGAAATCCGCAAGACCCGCGCCTGGCGTCTGAATGATTACCTCAAAAAGGTCGCGCGCGATTGCAGTCTCTTCAGCGCGCGTATCGGTGCGTTCGGTGCGCAGGTCATCAGGCGCGATGAGGAAGCAGGCTTGCAGGTCGTGCTTGCCGACCCGGATGCGTTCATCGCCAAGGGCAAACTGTTCAAGACCGGCGGCGCAGCCACCGTTGCGCAATGCGAACTGGACAGCCGCGCACTGCTGATCAAGCGCTACAACATCAAGAATCCATTGCATTGGCTCAAGCGCTTCTGGCGGCCGAGCCGGGCCTGGCACAGCTGGGTCGAGGGCAATCGGCTCGACTTTCTCGGAATTGCCACTCCGCGATTGCTGGCGGTCATCGAGCGACGCTGGCTGTGGATGCGCGGGCCGGCATGGCTGATTACCGAATTGCTGCGCGGAGAAGATATAATCGCGCGTTTTCAGCCATACCTGAATGACTGTCCGCCCGAGGAGGAACTGTTCGCCCTCGATCGGCTGTTCGCAGTGCTGATTCGCGAACGTATCAGCCATGGCGACCTGAAAGGGCACAATGTGTTCTGGGAGCAAGGCGGCTGGGCACTCATCGATCTCGATGCGGTTCAGCAGCATGGCAGCGACGCCAGCTTCGCCCGAGCATATGCCAAGGACCGCGCGCGGTTCCTGCGCAACTGGCCAACCGACAGCGCCCTGTACCGGCTGCTTGACCAACGTTTACCCGCGGTGCCCGGCACCAGCATCGAAGATTAAGAGGCAATACCCGTGGCATTGACGATTCTCGGCCTTTCCGGCGCCCTCAGTCATGATCCTTCTGCCGCTCTCTACATCGACGGCAAGCTGATCGCCGCCGTCGAAGAAGAGCGCTTCGTACGTGACAAGCATGCCAAGAACCGCATGCCGTACGAATCCGCCAAGTTCTGCCTTGAGCAGGCGGGCATCAAACCGTCCGACGTCGACGTGGTGGCGATTCCTTTCGCGCCTATCAGCATCTTCGAAAAGGCGCGCTGGCACTACGCCAAGCGCTACTGGTACGCACCGGATCGTGCGCTGGATGCCATCCTCATGGGCAACCGCCGCTACTACCGCTACAAGAAGCGCATCGAATGGTGTCTGCAGCAGCTGGGCTTCGACCTGAAAAAGGTCAAGCTGCAGCCGGTCGAGCATCACCTGGCTCATGCCTCCAGTGCCTACCATTGCTCGGGCTTCACCGAGAAGACCGCGATCCTTGGCATCGATGGCAAGGGCGAATACGCCACCACCTTCTTTGGCTGGGGCGAGAACGGCAAGATCCACAAGATCAAGGAATTCTACGACCCGGATTCCTTGGGTGGGCTGTACGGTGCGATCACCGAATACCTCGGTTTCGAGATGCTCGATGGCGAGTTCAAGGTGATGGGCATGGCGCCCTACGGTGACGCGGCCAAGTACGATTTCTCGCGCCTGGCGACCTTCGAGAACGGCGAACTGACCATCAACACCGATTACGCCAACGTCATCGGCTTCCGTCGCTACAAGGAGAAGGGTAAGGGCTACTACTTCTCGCCCAAGCTGATCGAGTGGCTGGGGCCCAAGCGCGAAGGCGATATCGCCGACGATCCCTACATCCATTACGCGGCCGCCATGCAGGCGCTGTTCGAAAAGCTTGCGCTGCAGATGATGGACTACTACCTGGGCGACATTATCCGCGAGACCGGCAAGATCGCCTTCGCCGGCGGTTGCGCGCTGAACGTCAAGCTCAATCAGAAGATCATCGCCCGCGACGAGGTCAAAGAGCTGTTCGTTCAGCCAGCCTCTGGTGACGCCGGTACTGCGGTTGGTGCTGCGGCTTATGTATCGGTCCAGCGCGGCGTGCCGGTGGAGAAGATGGAGCACGTTTATCTCGGTCCGTCGTACTCCAACGAGGATGTTATTGCCGCTTGCGCCAAGCATCCGAATAAGCCGGTATTCAAACAAATCACCAATACGCCTGAACGCATCGCGCGGATCATGGCCGACGGCAATCCTGTCGCCTGGTTTCAGGGTCGCATGGAATTTGGTCCGCGGGCCTTGGGTGGGCGTTCAATCATCGGCTGTCCGAGCGTCCCTGGCGTGGCCGATCGCATCAACGAGCAGATCAAGTTCCGCGAGCGCTGGCGGCCCTTCTGCCCATCAATGCTCGATACCGTGGCATCGCAAATGCTCAAGGTCGACCATCCAAGCCCGTTCATGACCTTCACCTTCGAGGTCAACGAAGGCTGGAAGGAGCGCGTCGGCGAAGTGGTTCACGAGGACGGAACGTCCCGCGCCCAGGTGCTGGAGCGCCGTCACAATCCGCGCTGGTACGATCTGATGCTGGAGCTGGAAAAGCTGACCGGTAACGGCGTGTCGCTAAACACCTCGCTGAACCGCCGCGGCGAACCGATGATCTGCTCGCCGACCGATGCGCTGAACATGTTCTATGGCTCGGATCTGCAGTACCTGATCATGGAAGATGTATTGGTGGTGAAGGATGGCAAGGATTGGTATGACAGCATCTGAACTGTCGCCTGGTCAGGCGCAGCGATGGGTTCTGCAGTTCTGCCATGGCTACGATGGACCTTTTCTCGATTGTGCGCGGCAATACGCCGCGCTTTTCGTTGGTACCCCTTACAAGGTCTGTACCGTCTATCTGACAGGCGCACCGAGCGAAGAGGTGGTGCAAGGTTCGGCTTCTGATGAAGTGATCTTTCTCAATTACAGCAGTCGCGACGTCCGCGGTCTAAAACTGCGAGCGATCCTGGATATCCGCAAACTGGCCAGAACACGCAACTTCGCGTTCTGTATCGCTCATCGCTTCAAACCGATCTACGTGGCATTGCTGGGCACCGAGCTGCCGGTGATCGGCGTTCACCATGCCTTTGGCGATTACCAGCGTCGGTCGCGCCAGCTGTTTGCCAATTTCTATCGAAAGCGCCTGGCTTTGCTGGGCGTTTCCAACGCTGTACGCGACGACATCCGCGCTTGTCTACCAGACTGGTCGGCCGAGCGTATCGAGACGCTATACAACCGTATCGATATAGCTGCGGTGCAAGCTGAGCAGGTATCCAAGGAGGAGGCGCGAGCAGTTCTTGGATTGCCTCAGGATGTTTGGGTTGTCGGTAATGTTGGGCGTTTGCACTCCGATAAGGATCAGGCAACCCTTATTAGGGGCTTCGCACTGGCCTTACCTGGTTTACCGGTGGCCAGCTTGCTGGTGATTGCGGGTAGCGGCGGGCTGGAAGAGGTGCTGAAGGGTTTGGCTGCTGAACTTGGGATATCTCAGTCTGTGCGTTTTCTAGGGCAGGTCCCGCACGCGCGACGGTATTTCAAGGCATTCGATGTGTTCGTTCTTACCTCAGATCATGAGCCGTTCGGCATGGTTCTGTTGGAGGCTATGGCCGCGGGTGTCCCTGTGGCATGCACAGATTCCGGGGGCGGAAAGGAGGTGGTTGGGGGCATCGGGGAGCTGTTCGCTCTAAAGGATGAGCAGGAGTTGGCCGCGACACTCGAGCGCCGAGCGAATACTGGAGACACCCTGCAACTTCGCGGCATGATGGCGGCTCGGTTGGCCGAAGTTTTTTCCGACCAAGCTTCGCGCAAACGTTTTTGGAATCTGTCGGTTCTGCCCGCGGTTAAGGAGTGAGCCGAGCTATGGGTAGCAATCCCTGGAGCACCAAGGCGCGTGATCTAGATCGTTATCGTTGGATGCTGTTGCGTGAGCGACACGGCATTGTCGGCAGTAGTGTGCGGTTCTTGCGAGAGGCGATTAGCGATTGGCTGTTTGGGATTCGTGCCAAGACGCGGCTGGCAACGAGAGTCGAAGCCCAGCCTTGCGACTTTTTGCTTTTGCAGTCGGCACCCAAAGTGTTGGCTTTTCAGCGTAAGAAGAAGCTGATTGCTGGGATTCGAGAGCGTGGCTATACGCTTA
Protein-coding regions in this window:
- a CDS encoding lipopolysaccharide kinase InaA family protein, whose translation is MASWTLDPAYLDLDGEFGSLKAVFALKGERLTKDPLSEVIRVERNGVRYYVKRYSGAGKGLRRFIGRPRVKAEWQNLMLFRRWGIPTAPIVAYGMERRGGAFLRGALITRELEQTDDLALLAANHDARLRDPRWVQEVSLQLARSTRAMHDRGFAHNDLKWRNLLVDPQRRLYLIDCPTGAFWRGPFLQRRIIKDLACLDKVAKYQLSRTQRLRFYLQYCQRKRLVEKDKPRIQQILNYFQGRE
- a CDS encoding lipopolysaccharide kinase InaA family protein gives rise to the protein MNDFIAQADRATLERHGLAGFDALWSVQLTAVDEPNVERGGWSSVFRLELDDSAFYLKRQSNHLTRTLAHPFGEPTFAREFRNIRRYAQLGVPALQASFFGQRKVGGDRRAILLTRALDGWMDLEGWLKRWPELDESHRQAIIGAVGRLARTLHQAGQMHGCFYPKHIFLREQGGDWQACLIDLEKTRPLLLGRRDRIKDLEPLVRRASCIGEQGVRHLLNAYLDDPRQIEPWQLQLQRRHEAKEARG
- a CDS encoding lipopolysaccharide kinase InaA family protein, encoding MKLSDLAGAGRQPACPAQVELPGGGVLYIDCWLRILPGQRYVGRALWNGRQVLAKLMVGGKAQRHHQREMAGAQLLADQQLPTPSLVAQGWQEGEGGWLLFDWLDSSESLWDAWRSVEAEHALSDGQRDVLGEALELIARMHTQGLWQADLHLDNLLRADGRLYVVDGGGVRAETPGQPLSREQVLENLGVFFAQLPAEIEPFIEELLVHYLLANSEHALPLEALLKEIRKTRAWRLNDYLKKVARDCSLFSARIGAFGAQVIRRDEEAGLQVVLADPDAFIAKGKLFKTGGAATVAQCELDSRALLIKRYNIKNPLHWLKRFWRPSRAWHSWVEGNRLDFLGIATPRLLAVIERRWLWMRGPAWLITELLRGEDIIARFQPYLNDCPPEEELFALDRLFAVLIRERISHGDLKGHNVFWEQGGWALIDLDAVQQHGSDASFARAYAKDRARFLRNWPTDSALYRLLDQRLPAVPGTSIED
- a CDS encoding carbamoyltransferase family protein, whose product is MALTILGLSGALSHDPSAALYIDGKLIAAVEEERFVRDKHAKNRMPYESAKFCLEQAGIKPSDVDVVAIPFAPISIFEKARWHYAKRYWYAPDRALDAILMGNRRYYRYKKRIEWCLQQLGFDLKKVKLQPVEHHLAHASSAYHCSGFTEKTAILGIDGKGEYATTFFGWGENGKIHKIKEFYDPDSLGGLYGAITEYLGFEMLDGEFKVMGMAPYGDAAKYDFSRLATFENGELTINTDYANVIGFRRYKEKGKGYYFSPKLIEWLGPKREGDIADDPYIHYAAAMQALFEKLALQMMDYYLGDIIRETGKIAFAGGCALNVKLNQKIIARDEVKELFVQPASGDAGTAVGAAAYVSVQRGVPVEKMEHVYLGPSYSNEDVIAACAKHPNKPVFKQITNTPERIARIMADGNPVAWFQGRMEFGPRALGGRSIIGCPSVPGVADRINEQIKFRERWRPFCPSMLDTVASQMLKVDHPSPFMTFTFEVNEGWKERVGEVVHEDGTSRAQVLERRHNPRWYDLMLELEKLTGNGVSLNTSLNRRGEPMICSPTDALNMFYGSDLQYLIMEDVLVVKDGKDWYDSI
- a CDS encoding glycosyltransferase — protein: MTASELSPGQAQRWVLQFCHGYDGPFLDCARQYAALFVGTPYKVCTVYLTGAPSEEVVQGSASDEVIFLNYSSRDVRGLKLRAILDIRKLARTRNFAFCIAHRFKPIYVALLGTELPVIGVHHAFGDYQRRSRQLFANFYRKRLALLGVSNAVRDDIRACLPDWSAERIETLYNRIDIAAVQAEQVSKEEARAVLGLPQDVWVVGNVGRLHSDKDQATLIRGFALALPGLPVASLLVIAGSGGLEEVLKGLAAELGISQSVRFLGQVPHARRYFKAFDVFVLTSDHEPFGMVLLEAMAAGVPVACTDSGGGKEVVGGIGELFALKDEQELAATLERRANTGDTLQLRGMMAARLAEVFSDQASRKRFWNLSVLPAVKE